From the genome of Salmo salar chromosome ssa29, Ssal_v3.1, whole genome shotgun sequence:
AATTATGCCATGAACTCATAAGGTATGGGCTCCAGCAGCTGGGGTTCGTTGCCCTTGGTGCTGACGAAGCGGGCGTCACGAGGAGCTGTGGGCTGTAGGGGGAGACCAGGAGGAAAGGACAAATGTATAGATGAGACGCACTACTTCAAATACAAACAATTTAAAGGACTATGTATTAGAAATAATGACATGGCTGAATTAACATTACAGAATGTGTCAACCAAGCAACAGAACTGTATTTACACAACATTCCACTAGATCAGCATTAGTGTCCATTTTATATCTTCAATCTGGACTGTTTATGTAGAACTGTGACAAACATGGTCCTGGAGGGTGTACAGGACACAGAGCATTTAAACACTACTGCTAATGGCCCAGGTAAATGTGCTCTCCATACCTGGCGTTTCAGCTCCACCCAGGTGCCCTTCTGCTTGGCCTCCACCTTCCTCTTCTCGTTCTCCTTGACGCGCTGCAGGAAGCTGTCCCTGCTCTTAGAGTGCTTCACATGCTCAATACGCACGTTGATCCTCTTTGCCAGGATCTTACCCCTACAGAGAGAAGGGGACATGGCTTTCAGCTCGGAAATAAAATGCAGAGACGTGGCCTGCAAAACATACAAGAGGCTACTGGTCACTTACCTATGACATGTAAACAAAGTAATTGACATCATGACTTAACAGAAAACATTACACTTCCAATTAATGGCGGAATAATCTGTTTTTT
Proteins encoded in this window:
- the LOC106590450 gene encoding 60S ribosomal protein L21, producing MTNTRGKRRGTRYMFSRAFRKHGPIPLSTYMRIYRKGDIVDIKGTGTIQKGMPHKCYHGKTGRVYNVTQHAVGIIVNKQVKGKILAKRINVRIEHVKHSKSRDSFLQRVKENEKRKVEAKQKGTWVELKRQPTAPRDARFVSTKGNEPQLLEPIPYEFMA